A genome region from Meriones unguiculatus strain TT.TT164.6M chromosome 2, Bangor_MerUng_6.1, whole genome shotgun sequence includes the following:
- the LOC132652161 gene encoding olfactory receptor 4C15-like has translation MQNQSCVTEFILLGLSQTPNVEKILFVIFLLIYLATIGGNMIIVVTIIYSPALLSSPMYFFLAFLSFLDACTSSTVTPKIIIDCFYRRKTISFECCMTQLFTVHFFTGAEVIILASMAYDRYVAICKPLHYSYIMTRRLCGILVLVSWAGGFLHSIVQIIFTLQLPLCGPNVIDHYMCDLFPLLKLACTDTHVFVVLVFANSGAICIIILSLLLVSYGVVLFSLKAHSSEGRHKALSTCGSPITVVLLFFVPCIIIYARPTSAFVFEKNMLIFVNVLTPLLNPVVYTFRNKEMINAIRKMWKRLMVVSDKF, from the coding sequence ATGCAAAACCAAAGctgtgtcactgagttcatactcCTGGGGCTTTCACAGACTCCAAATGTGGAGAAAATACTATttgtcatatttttattgatCTATCTTGCAACTATAGGGGGCAACATGATAATTGTGGTGACCATCATCTATAGCCCTGCACTCCTGAGCTCCCCCATGTACTTCTTCTTGGCATTCCTGTCCTTCCTGGATGCATGTACTTCTTCTACTGTCACACCCAAGATAATTATAGACTGCTTCTATAGAAGAAAGACTATCTCTTTTGAATGCTGTATGACACAACTCTTTACAGTCCACTTCTTCACTGGGGCAGAAGTGATTATCCTGGCAtccatggcctatgaccgctatgtggcaaTTTGCAAGCCCCTACACTACTCTTACATCATGACCAGGAGGCTCTGTGGCATTTTGGTGCTAGTATCCTGGGCAGGAGGCTTTTTGCATTCTATTGTACAAATTATATTCACATTGCAGCTGCCTTTATGTGGACCCAATGTCATTGATCATTACATGTGTGATTTGTTCCCATTACTGAAGCTTGCCTGCACTGACACACACGTTTTTGTCGTTTTGGTGTTTGCCAACAGTGGGGCTATATGCATCATAATCCTTTCCTTATTGCTTGTCTCCTATGGTGTTGTCTTGTTTTCTCTGAAAGCTCACAGTTCTGAAGGTCGGCATAAAGCTCTCTCCACCTGTGGATCACCTATAACTGTTGTGCTTTTGTTCTTTGTACCATGTATAATAATATATGCAAGACCTACATCTGCATTcgtctttgaaaaaaatatgcTTATATTTGTCAATGTCCTGACACCATTGCTAAATCCTGTAGTTTACACTTTCAGAAATAAGGAAATGATAAATGCCATCAGAAAAATGTGGAAAAGATTGATGGTAGtttctgataaattttaa